From the genome of uncultured Methanobrevibacter sp.:
TATCTTAAAAATGAAATGACTCGGTTTTCTGGATGGATGTAATTGGTGGATGCGAAATACAAATCATCGCTTGTGTAAATGAAATCTCTTGTTCTTACTTGTTTCATAATTTTTACTCCTAGTTTTAATTTTTAATTTTAATTAATTAAAATTTTACTAATATTGACGAGTTTGTTTAGTTCGTTATATGGATATTATCTGTTCAAATTAAGTTTAGGTATTATGAATCTGTAATGGATGGAATTTTTTTTTAACATTCTATTTATATATTTTAAATTATATATCTATCAAATGAATAATTTAATAATTTTTTTAGATTTTCATAAATTAAATCGAAATCTTAATTGTTTGATAGATATTTGGATTCCAAGAAATCCTTCAAAGTATTTGCTTATTTTACGAGTGATTGATATCCAATTTTCATTATTCTCAGAATTTTATCAATAAATTCATAGACTTTAACTAAAAAATTTTTTGTCCAAAACTATATTTTGTTGATTTTTCCTGATTTTTTGATGTTTGTCTAAATAGTGTAGAGATTTTCCTAAGTTATTTAAGATATGATTTAAAATAGTTGAAGTAAGAATATGTTTTAAATTTTTTCTAGAGAAAATATTCACTTCAACCAGTTCTTAATTTCTTATACAATATAGCACAGGCTGTAGATACGATTAAAATTAATATTGAAAATATGGCACATGTCAAATCGGTAAATAGAATATCTTTAAAGATATAAGCTAAACCTATTATTGTTAAAGGTATGAAAAATGATTGTCCAATATAAATTCTATTGATGTTGCTGCTTAATGTTGAAAATACCTTATTGATTCTATCCGGCAAATATTTAGCCAAATAATAGCAAAGCCCCATAACTCCATGAATATAGATTATACACAATATTGCGTCCAATGTTGTCATGTAATAATACAGTACTCCTCTGCCGGAAAATAATTCTTTTCCCCATAATGTTGGAGATAGTCCGAAATATATTATAACCAATATAATAAAAATTGGCCAGTATTTAAAGAATTGTGCTTTGTTTTTAACTCTGATGAAATATTGTCCCCATATTAATCCTGAAATTGGAAAAATAAACCAGTTAAATAATGGAAATGCTGTATATTCTGTAGTGGTTCCAATGAAATAACCAATGAATATATTTAAAACTGGTGTGCCGAAATCAACACATCTCAAGAGGCTACCAATTAAAGACATTGCCAATGCTATGATAATCAGCCATTTGTTTGAAAGTTCAAATTTCTTAAGAATGCCTATTAAAACGAAAGACAAACCTGCAAATATTAAAACCCCACAAAAAAAGAATATTAATCCGCCATGGATATGGTAAAGATCCCACCTGCCCAATAGTGAACCGCTTGTAAAGTAAGGTAAAACATATTCAAATAAATTCACTAAAATGCCTGTAAGATATAAAATGCATCCTCTTTTAATCATGGTGTCCCATTGGCTATGCCTTGAATAGACAATACCTACTCCCATACAAAACATGAAAATTGGAGCCGGACAAGGTCCTCCTAAAACATCTGCAAAAAGAATATTATATATAAAACTAGTTGAATGATTAAAATCCCCAACCAATATCAGGAAATTAATAAAAACCATAAAAATAATTGAAAGGCCTTTTGCTATATCAAGTTCCATTTGCCTACCTGTGTTCACCTTTTCATCTGAAAACAAATCCTTAATACTCATAATTTTATGTTATATATTTAATAATATTTAACTGTGTGATAGGTAGTGAAAAAATTATTGTTTGATATAATTATGAATAATTATTATTGGATGTTGGAGATGTAAAATGATAAGTATCTAAACATTTTTTATATATTTTGTATGATTTTATTCGTAATGTTTTGATTTTTTTAGGATATGTCTTTATGAACTGGTCTTTAAAAGCCGATTTCTAAAAATTTTTTAAAATCTTAAAAAGAAGCAAATATTACTTTATTTAAAAAAAGGGTTTTAATTTAAGAATTGTGTGAACAGAAATGGTGCAGACCAAAAAGACAATTGGCAGACTGGTGTCTAGTTGATATTTGCAAAAAATCATATGATTTTTTTAAATTGATTTTACGATTAATAATATTGTTATTGTTTTTTTTAAAAACTAATTTTAATTAATTCAAAAATCAGTTATTTTATTTTTCATTCATATTTGCACAAATTTATTTTTTGAAATCTATATACAAAATTGACCAAATATGATTATTTATATATTAATATGATGTTGTATATAATGCGATACTTTTTT
Proteins encoded in this window:
- a CDS encoding heparan-alpha-glucosaminide N-acetyltransferase domain-containing protein; protein product: MSIKDLFSDEKVNTGRQMELDIAKGLSIIFMVFINFLILVGDFNHSTSFIYNILFADVLGGPCPAPIFMFCMGVGIVYSRHSQWDTMIKRGCILYLTGILVNLFEYVLPYFTSGSLLGRWDLYHIHGGLIFFFCGVLIFAGLSFVLIGILKKFELSNKWLIIIALAMSLIGSLLRCVDFGTPVLNIFIGYFIGTTTEYTAFPLFNWFIFPISGLIWGQYFIRVKNKAQFFKYWPIFIILVIIYFGLSPTLWGKELFSGRGVLYYYMTTLDAILCIIYIHGVMGLCYYLAKYLPDRINKVFSTLSSNINRIYIGQSFFIPLTIIGLAYIFKDILFTDLTCAIFSILILIVSTACAILYKKLRTG